In Mustela nigripes isolate SB6536 chromosome 2, MUSNIG.SB6536, whole genome shotgun sequence, a single window of DNA contains:
- the LOC132012539 gene encoding small ribosomal subunit protein eS4-like, with protein MRTVRFRLKPWRRLGFEECSAQKKRGEGFFLGYRKKVSSDKTRENFRLIYNTKGRFAVHRITLEEAKYKLCKVRKIFVGTKGIPHLVTHDARTIRYPDPLIKVNDTIQIDLETGKITDFIKFDTGNLCMVTGGANLGRIGVITNRERHPGSFDVVHVKDANGNNFATRLSNIFVIGKGNKPWISLPRGKSIRLTTAEERDKRLVAKQSSG; from the coding sequence aaaaaaaggggggagggctTTTTTCTCGGGTACCGGAAGAAGGTCAGCAGTGACAAGACCAGAGAGAATTTCCGTCTGATCTATAATACCAAGGGTCGCTTTGCTGTTCATCGGATTACACTCGAGGAGGCCAAGTACAAGTTGTGCAAAGTAAGAAAGATCTTTGTGGGGACAAAAGGCATCCCTCATCTGGTGACTCACGATGCTCGCACCATCCGCTATCCTGATCCCCTCATCAAGGTCAATGACACCATTCAGATTGATTTGGAAACTGGAAAGATTACTGATTTCATCAAGTTTGACACTGGTAATCTGTGTATGGTGACTGGGGGTGCTAACCTGGGAAGAATTGGTGTGATCACCAACAGAGAAAGACACCCTGGTTCGTTTGATGTGGTTCATGTGAAAGATGCCAATGGCAACAACTTTGCCACCCGACTCTCCAACATTTTTGTTATTGGCAAAGGCAACAAACCATGGATTTCTCTTCCCCGTGGAAAGAGTATCCGCCTCACCACTGctgaagagagagacaagagactgGTGGCCAAACAGAGCAGCGGGTAG